Proteins encoded by one window of Salmonirosea aquatica:
- a CDS encoding SGNH/GDSL hydrolase family protein, with amino-acid sequence MASKIVTSIIRLAFLALIFVFLFYPDKFHITFDYPGFPQSDSFYIRLTKTVFWLLFLIEILRIFYYGVVKSKAKGLVANVVTLMVPLVVVLVFLEIFFMYIPQSHEGVLSKASQIWWEKYWKPVNAQGYRDKEIEKGTNKTNVLVIGDSFAAGHGLEHLDDRFSDQLESKLGKDRYVVYNLGVSGSDTRDEARRLIEFPVKPDVIVLQYFPNDIEKAARENGLTLTGAEPYNDLQGPLATVVKRFYLPNFVYWQLPHASFSTFENFVQKAYTDSTVLNAHFRDLSQMLAYRDSTGASMYAVFVPFLFQLDKSAQYTKPVEEYLKAHGVTVVTLTDGIAQIADKDRVVGKNDGHAGAAVNALMAERVFGVMEERGKQEKR; translated from the coding sequence ATGGCTTCAAAAATCGTAACCAGTATTATCCGCCTAGCCTTTTTGGCCTTGATTTTCGTGTTTCTTTTCTATCCCGATAAGTTTCACATCACCTTTGATTATCCTGGTTTTCCACAGAGCGACAGCTTTTACATCCGCCTCACCAAAACGGTTTTCTGGCTGTTATTTCTCATCGAAATTCTGCGCATTTTTTATTACGGCGTAGTTAAGAGTAAGGCCAAAGGGTTGGTTGCCAATGTTGTGACGCTGATGGTACCCTTGGTGGTCGTACTGGTGTTTCTGGAAATCTTCTTCATGTATATTCCTCAGAGCCACGAGGGAGTACTTTCCAAAGCATCGCAAATCTGGTGGGAAAAGTACTGGAAGCCCGTCAATGCGCAGGGCTACCGCGACAAGGAAATCGAAAAAGGAACGAATAAAACAAACGTACTGGTCATTGGCGATTCGTTTGCTGCCGGGCATGGTCTGGAGCATCTGGACGATCGTTTTTCGGATCAGTTGGAAAGTAAGCTGGGCAAGGACCGGTACGTAGTCTATAATTTGGGTGTGTCGGGTTCTGACACGCGTGACGAAGCCAGACGCCTGATTGAATTCCCGGTCAAGCCCGATGTGATCGTACTACAGTATTTTCCAAATGATATCGAAAAGGCCGCTCGCGAAAACGGCCTTACGCTCACCGGCGCCGAACCTTATAACGACCTACAGGGACCATTGGCTACGGTAGTCAAAAGGTTTTATTTGCCTAATTTTGTGTACTGGCAATTGCCACACGCATCGTTCAGTACCTTCGAAAACTTTGTGCAAAAAGCGTACACCGATTCCACCGTCCTGAACGCCCATTTCCGGGATCTATCCCAAATGCTGGCCTACCGCGACAGCACGGGTGCTAGTATGTATGCGGTTTTTGTGCCGTTCCTGTTCCAATTAGATAAAAGCGCGCAGTATACGAAACCTGTGGAAGAGTATCTGAAAGCCCATGGTGTGACAGTAGTAACCCTTACGGACGGCATCGCCCAAATTGCCGATAAAGACCGGGTGGTAGGTAAGAACGATGGCCATGCCGGAGCCGCCGTAAATGCCCTGATGGCCGAGCGGGTTTTTGGAGTGATGGAAGAAAGGGGAAAGCAGGAAAAAAGATAG
- a CDS encoding DUF5989 family protein, with amino-acid sequence MDFLRDLFSFMRERKKWWLAPVIIVLLLIGVLIVIGGGSAVAPFIYTLF; translated from the coding sequence ATGGATTTTCTCAGAGACTTATTTTCCTTTATGCGGGAGCGCAAAAAATGGTGGCTTGCTCCGGTGATTATTGTCCTGCTGCTCATTGGTGTACTGATTGTAATCGGTGGCGGTTCGGCGGTAGCTCCGTTTATTTATACTTTGTTTTAA
- a CDS encoding SxtJ family membrane protein gives MEKLTEAEKAKAQLVIVTGLVVIYFIFKARYPWILYAAAAIGILCIAIPVVGDLIVKGWFKIAEVLGAINGRILLSIIFFVFLFPIAVLSRMGRKNPLGLRSENKDSAFTERNHRYTAKDLDQVW, from the coding sequence ATGGAAAAACTCACAGAGGCCGAAAAGGCCAAAGCCCAGCTAGTCATCGTAACCGGACTGGTTGTCATTTATTTTATTTTCAAGGCAAGGTACCCCTGGATACTCTACGCGGCGGCGGCCATCGGCATTCTGTGCATTGCTATTCCCGTGGTGGGCGACTTAATTGTGAAGGGATGGTTCAAGATAGCCGAAGTACTGGGTGCCATCAACGGGCGCATCTTGCTATCCATCATCTTCTTTGTGTTTCTATTCCCAATTGCCGTTTTGTCCCGGATGGGACGGAAGAATCCACTCGGATTGAGAAGCGAAAATAAGGATTCAGCCTTCACTGAGCGCAATCACCGCTACACGGCCAAGGATCTCGATCAGGTTTGGTAG
- a CDS encoding Ppx/GppA phosphatase family protein, with protein MKLAAIDIGSNGARMQISSVLHDDGLTRFKKVEYVRFPLRLGHDVFTEGRISLFSEDRMMKLMLAYQLLMELHEVDDHMALATSAMREAANGQEVRDRIEARTGIHIQIIDGQKEAELVNNVVVQSLGAGQYIHVDVGGGSTELNVYLDRIKLKAKSFKLGSVRLLEGKESKNAWTQVRDWIGENVNHTLPIQAVGTGGNINKLFDLSSKLTQSAASVTEIERMRNYIASFTLEERIHKLQLNPDRADVIVPAGDIYLSAMKWAGAEIVHVPDVGLKDGILKLLHDRLMRKKK; from the coding sequence TTGAAATTAGCCGCAATAGATATTGGTTCCAATGGTGCCCGGATGCAGATTTCGTCCGTACTGCACGACGATGGCCTGACCCGCTTCAAAAAAGTCGAGTATGTTCGGTTTCCTTTGCGTTTGGGGCATGATGTCTTCACAGAAGGGCGTATTTCCTTATTCAGTGAAGACCGCATGATGAAGCTCATGCTGGCCTACCAACTCCTGATGGAGCTGCACGAGGTGGACGATCACATGGCGCTGGCTACCTCGGCCATGCGCGAAGCGGCTAATGGCCAGGAGGTACGCGACCGGATCGAGGCCCGCACGGGTATCCACATCCAGATCATCGACGGACAGAAAGAAGCAGAATTAGTCAACAACGTTGTAGTTCAGTCCCTGGGCGCGGGCCAGTACATCCATGTGGATGTAGGTGGCGGCAGCACCGAACTGAATGTGTATCTCGACCGTATAAAACTGAAAGCCAAATCCTTTAAGCTGGGATCAGTACGGCTGCTGGAAGGTAAGGAATCAAAAAACGCCTGGACTCAGGTGCGTGACTGGATTGGCGAGAACGTGAACCATACGTTACCGATTCAGGCCGTAGGTACGGGCGGTAACATCAACAAGCTCTTCGACTTATCCTCCAAGCTCACCCAAAGTGCTGCGAGCGTGACCGAAATCGAGCGTATGAGGAATTATATTGCCAGTTTTACGCTGGAAGAGCGTATTCACAAACTGCAACTGAATCCCGACCGTGCCGATGTAATTGTCCCGGCCGGTGATATTTATCTTTCCGCCATGAAATGGGCCGGGGCCGAAATCGTCCATGTGCCCGATGTCGGCCTGAAAGACGGTATCCTGAAACTACTGCACGACCGCCTTATGCGCAAGAAAAAGTGA
- a CDS encoding RNA polymerase sigma factor: protein MLFRKNTSFSENDFESVLQACIHGDNQAQRVLFKQYFGYAKSISLRYASTREDAEEVLNEGFLKVFQNLGKYDLQQPFKPWMRTILINTAISYYRKHGKHQRDTVTLEDAPYTRFDDQVLEKITADEILELVQQLRPVYRNVFMMYAIDGYSHREIAELLAVNEATVRSHYVRARTRLQHLIKQYYPDLFPTDWGVQSYKQNEN from the coding sequence TTGCTATTCAGGAAAAATACCTCCTTCTCAGAGAACGACTTCGAGAGCGTGCTCCAAGCGTGCATCCACGGTGATAATCAGGCACAGCGGGTACTCTTTAAGCAGTACTTTGGCTATGCCAAAAGTATTAGCCTGCGCTATGCCTCTACCCGCGAAGACGCCGAGGAAGTATTGAACGAAGGATTTCTGAAAGTTTTTCAGAACTTGGGGAAATACGATCTCCAGCAACCCTTCAAACCCTGGATGCGAACCATTCTGATCAATACCGCCATTAGTTATTACCGTAAGCACGGGAAGCACCAGCGGGACACCGTCACACTGGAAGACGCCCCCTACACCCGGTTTGACGATCAGGTTTTGGAAAAAATCACAGCGGATGAAATTCTGGAACTAGTACAGCAATTGCGGCCCGTGTACCGCAACGTATTTATGATGTATGCCATCGATGGGTACAGTCACCGGGAGATTGCCGAATTGCTTGCGGTCAACGAGGCGACGGTACGTTCTCACTACGTGCGGGCCCGGACACGCCTGCAGCACTTGATTAAACAATATTATCCCGATCTGTTTCCTACGGACTGGGGGGTACAGTCTTATAAGCAAAATGAAAACTAA
- a CDS encoding 3-keto-disaccharide hydrolase — translation MKYIGILALSFLFVGCAKDAAISQKKEKGWVPIFNGKNFDGWKVTTDSPGTFTIEDGTIKVAGDRAHLFYEGPVGNHDFKNFAFKADIKTMPGANSGMFIHTAYQPDGWPAKGYEIQVNQSHTDWRKTGSVYSFQDVKEVYAKDGEWYTEEIEVQGKHVTVKVNGKVINDYTEPAEPKDAQKRLSHGTVALQGHDPKSVIYYKNVMVKVLPE, via the coding sequence ATGAAATACATCGGAATCCTCGCATTGAGTTTCCTCTTTGTCGGCTGTGCCAAAGACGCCGCAATCTCCCAGAAAAAAGAAAAAGGCTGGGTACCCATTTTCAATGGTAAAAACTTCGATGGCTGGAAAGTCACCACTGATAGCCCGGGTACGTTTACCATTGAGGATGGTACGATCAAGGTAGCGGGCGACCGGGCGCACCTTTTCTATGAAGGGCCCGTGGGTAACCATGACTTCAAGAATTTTGCGTTCAAGGCTGACATCAAGACCATGCCCGGCGCTAACTCGGGGATGTTCATCCACACCGCCTACCAGCCTGACGGCTGGCCTGCCAAAGGGTATGAGATTCAAGTAAACCAGTCGCATACCGACTGGCGCAAAACTGGTAGCGTGTATTCGTTTCAGGATGTGAAGGAGGTGTATGCCAAGGATGGCGAATGGTACACCGAGGAAATCGAGGTACAGGGCAAACACGTAACGGTGAAGGTAAACGGTAAGGTAATCAACGACTATACGGAGCCCGCTGAGCCAAAAGACGCGCAGAAACGGCTCAGCCACGGGACGGTAGCTTTGCAGGGGCATGATCCCAAAAGCGTGATTTATTATAAAAACGTAATGGTGAAAGTGCTGCCTGAATAG
- a CDS encoding SIMPL domain-containing protein: MNQRIVFATALLAGLSALLPASAQTTPMPSKETRRIEVTGFSEMEVMPDELYFTVSLREYFKDEKNQKDKVLISTLEKQLVQAVAEAGLPKENLSVSGVGGYQQQWDKNKKPATFLESKQYQLKVERADKLDGVLSKVDSRGIQYANMSRADHSRKEEFKNQVKVEALKNAKEKAAFLLNAIGEKAGPVLEIRELEEGASYPQPMYKSNMRMMAMESADAVPDSDLDYQKIKLSYRMQAVFEIK; the protein is encoded by the coding sequence ATGAACCAACGTATTGTTTTTGCCACTGCCCTATTAGCCGGCTTGAGTGCTCTTCTCCCTGCTTCGGCCCAAACTACCCCTATGCCCTCGAAAGAAACCCGACGTATTGAAGTGACCGGCTTCTCCGAAATGGAGGTCATGCCTGACGAACTGTATTTCACGGTTTCATTACGGGAGTATTTCAAGGATGAAAAGAATCAAAAAGATAAGGTACTCATCAGTACCCTGGAAAAGCAACTTGTGCAGGCCGTGGCCGAGGCCGGGCTGCCGAAGGAAAATCTTTCCGTAAGCGGAGTAGGAGGGTACCAACAGCAGTGGGATAAAAATAAAAAGCCCGCTACTTTCCTGGAAAGTAAACAGTACCAGCTCAAAGTGGAGCGTGCCGACAAACTCGATGGCGTCTTGTCTAAGGTAGATAGCCGGGGCATTCAGTACGCCAATATGAGCCGGGCGGACCATTCGCGCAAGGAGGAGTTTAAGAATCAGGTAAAAGTGGAAGCCCTGAAAAATGCCAAAGAAAAGGCGGCCTTTCTGCTGAATGCCATCGGTGAAAAGGCAGGGCCCGTCCTGGAAATCCGGGAACTGGAAGAAGGAGCGTCGTACCCGCAGCCCATGTATAAATCCAATATGCGGATGATGGCGATGGAATCGGCCGATGCCGTACCGGACAGCGATCTGGATTATCAGAAAATAAAACTCAGCTACCGTATGCAGGCGGTGTTTGAAATTAAGTAG
- a CDS encoding YtxH domain-containing protein, translating to MSVNAKHLATFVLGAAAGASLYKYLQTEEGEKMLEDLKTKASNLRDEAEGAVDKAPEYFEQLKTKGADALKGNFPDAEQMLRDLMDKFTGKKTGPTVEPNP from the coding sequence ATGAGCGTGAACGCCAAACACTTAGCCACATTCGTACTGGGAGCCGCCGCCGGTGCCAGCCTATACAAGTACCTGCAAACGGAAGAAGGAGAAAAAATGCTGGAAGATCTTAAGACTAAGGCCAGCAACCTGCGTGACGAAGCCGAAGGTGCCGTCGACAAAGCCCCTGAATACTTTGAGCAACTCAAAACAAAGGGTGCCGATGCCCTGAAAGGCAATTTTCCTGATGCCGAACAGATGCTGCGCGACTTGATGGATAAATTTACGGGCAAGAAGACCGGACCGACCGTAGAGCCGAATCCGTAG
- the nudK gene encoding GDP-mannose pyrophosphatase NudK, which translates to MNPPVQIVDETILSDNWYVLRKFTFDYPKKDGTWERQSREAYDRGNGATILLYNKEKQTVILTRQFRLPTYINGNPTGMMIEACAGLLDRDNPEDCIRRETEEETGYLLRDVKKVFEAYMSPGSVTEILYFFVAEYSKEMQVSEGGGHAEEQENIEVLELDFERALTMLKTGEIKDAKTIMLLQYAQIHRLL; encoded by the coding sequence ATGAATCCTCCCGTACAAATCGTCGATGAAACAATCCTATCTGATAACTGGTACGTCCTTCGCAAATTCACTTTTGACTACCCCAAAAAAGACGGAACCTGGGAGCGGCAGTCGCGCGAGGCTTATGACCGGGGCAATGGGGCTACGATCCTACTGTATAATAAAGAAAAACAGACTGTGATTCTGACTCGTCAGTTTCGCCTGCCCACCTATATCAATGGAAATCCAACGGGTATGATGATCGAAGCCTGCGCGGGATTGCTGGATCGTGACAACCCGGAAGATTGTATACGCCGCGAAACGGAAGAAGAAACCGGCTACCTGCTTCGGGATGTGAAGAAGGTGTTTGAGGCCTATATGTCGCCAGGATCGGTGACAGAAATTCTGTACTTCTTCGTTGCTGAGTACAGCAAGGAGATGCAAGTCAGTGAAGGCGGCGGACATGCGGAAGAGCAGGAAAACATCGAAGTACTGGAGCTGGATTTTGAGCGGGCGCTGACGATGCTTAAAACGGGAGAAATCAAGGATGCCAAGACGATCATGCTCTTGCAGTACGCACAGATCCACAGGCTTCTGTAA
- a CDS encoding metallophosphoesterase, producing MQIIAIGDVHGRGTWKKIKDCEADHIIFIGDYLDPHRPIPDYEVLRNFEEIIAFKKSSPETITLLLGNHDTQYLHYPLYSCSGHRADLQETLGKLFLDHIDLFAIAWQRGRYLLTHAGVSQGWYDRHLDTLKKFEGNSLAETLNTIHESEYRDILFEVGRSRGGWHPYGGPIWADQSETKHNYLANFHQVVGHSRVSDFEKYGDENASITYIDVGDTRVRFFEKRLE from the coding sequence ATGCAGATTATAGCCATCGGTGACGTACACGGTCGTGGCACCTGGAAAAAAATAAAAGATTGCGAAGCAGACCATATCATCTTCATCGGCGATTACCTGGATCCACATCGACCCATTCCCGATTACGAGGTACTTCGGAATTTTGAGGAAATCATAGCCTTCAAAAAAAGCAGCCCCGAAACGATTACACTGCTGCTCGGCAACCACGACACCCAGTATCTACACTACCCTCTCTACTCCTGTTCCGGCCACCGGGCAGATTTACAGGAAACGCTGGGTAAGCTGTTTCTGGATCATATAGACCTATTCGCAATCGCCTGGCAGCGGGGAAGGTACCTGCTCACCCATGCGGGTGTTTCGCAAGGCTGGTATGATCGCCACCTTGATACCCTGAAAAAATTCGAAGGAAATAGCTTGGCCGAAACACTCAATACAATTCATGAAAGCGAATACCGTGACATTCTGTTTGAAGTAGGTCGGTCGCGTGGAGGCTGGCACCCCTACGGCGGGCCAATCTGGGCCGACCAATCGGAGACAAAACACAACTACCTCGCTAATTTTCATCAGGTGGTGGGACATAGCCGCGTCTCGGATTTTGAGAAATATGGCGACGAAAATGCATCCATCACCTATATCGATGTAGGTGACACACGCGTGCGATTTTTTGAAAAAAGACTGGAATAA
- the ggt gene encoding gamma-glutamyltransferase, whose translation MKKYYIFASLLLGISSLSHAQQPVRESKGFYQFLTDDPNQKPFYSDRQGVMAQQGMVASAHPESSRVGTAILKKGGNAVDAAVAVQFALAVVHPSAGNIGGGGFMVFRAADGKSYTLDFREKAPLKGSKDMYLDAQGNVIPRLSTLGHLASGVPGSVAGMAAAHARFGKLPWADLLQPAIDLAQKGVIQTDREARGLNAIKESTQQVNPGTTYFLRSDGRAWQEGDTLVQKDLAKVLRAIQKKGREGFYAGRVARQLAKEMKKNKGIISKKDLKEYQAKWREPIIGDYKNYKIITMPPTSSGGVALMQLLRLTEPYPLTRWGWNTDSTAQVMIEAERRVYADRAKFLGDPDFVDVPVDKLISYDYLKERWQDFSFDQATDSKAVSGGNLPGYESLETTHFSIVDKDRNAVAITTTLNGGYGSKVIVKGGGFFMNNEMDDFSVKAGVPNMFGLIGNKANEIAPSKRMLSSMTPTIVEKDGQLYMVVGTPGGSTIITAVYQTILNVLEHGMTMQQSVNALKFHHQWLPDKTVFETGAFTENTINKLQNRGYILEQQRNTMGRMDCILVLPNGTLEGASDPRGDDTSVGY comes from the coding sequence ATGAAAAAATACTACATCTTCGCCAGCCTGTTGCTGGGAATATCCTCTTTGTCCCATGCCCAGCAGCCTGTCAGGGAATCCAAAGGTTTTTACCAGTTTCTGACCGACGATCCTAACCAGAAACCTTTTTACAGCGATCGCCAGGGTGTCATGGCCCAACAGGGAATGGTCGCTTCGGCACATCCCGAGTCGTCGCGCGTAGGGACTGCTATTCTTAAAAAGGGTGGCAATGCGGTGGATGCGGCGGTGGCGGTGCAGTTTGCACTGGCGGTGGTACATCCGTCGGCGGGCAACATCGGTGGCGGCGGATTTATGGTATTCCGGGCGGCCGATGGAAAAAGCTATACGCTGGATTTTCGGGAAAAAGCCCCGCTGAAAGGCAGCAAGGATATGTACCTCGATGCGCAGGGCAATGTGATTCCCCGGTTGAGTACGCTGGGACATCTGGCCAGCGGGGTACCTGGATCGGTTGCGGGCATGGCGGCGGCCCACGCGCGCTTCGGTAAACTACCCTGGGCCGATCTGCTGCAGCCTGCCATCGACCTGGCCCAAAAGGGCGTGATCCAGACCGACCGTGAAGCACGCGGCCTGAACGCCATCAAAGAATCCACGCAACAGGTCAATCCGGGCACTACGTACTTTCTCCGCTCCGATGGGCGCGCCTGGCAGGAAGGCGACACTCTGGTACAAAAAGACTTGGCTAAGGTACTCCGGGCCATCCAGAAAAAAGGCCGGGAAGGTTTTTATGCAGGGCGCGTAGCCCGGCAGCTCGCCAAAGAGATGAAAAAAAATAAGGGCATTATTTCAAAAAAAGATCTCAAAGAATACCAGGCCAAGTGGCGCGAGCCGATTATTGGCGATTATAAAAACTACAAGATCATCACCATGCCGCCTACATCGAGCGGCGGCGTGGCCCTCATGCAGTTGCTGCGGCTGACGGAACCCTACCCGCTTACACGTTGGGGCTGGAACACCGATTCTACCGCCCAGGTGATGATCGAGGCGGAACGCCGCGTGTATGCCGACCGCGCCAAGTTCCTCGGCGACCCCGATTTTGTGGACGTACCTGTGGACAAACTCATTAGCTACGACTATCTGAAAGAACGCTGGCAGGATTTCAGTTTCGACCAGGCTACCGATAGTAAAGCCGTGAGCGGGGGGAATCTGCCGGGTTACGAAAGCCTCGAGACGACGCACTTTTCCATTGTGGATAAAGACCGCAACGCCGTGGCCATCACCACTACGCTCAATGGGGGCTATGGGAGCAAGGTGATCGTAAAGGGCGGCGGTTTTTTCATGAACAACGAAATGGATGATTTCAGTGTGAAAGCGGGGGTACCCAACATGTTCGGACTAATAGGCAATAAAGCCAATGAGATTGCCCCTTCCAAGCGCATGTTATCTTCAATGACCCCGACCATCGTGGAAAAAGACGGCCAGCTATACATGGTGGTAGGTACCCCCGGCGGCTCGACGATTATTACGGCAGTATATCAGACCATCCTGAACGTGCTGGAACACGGCATGACGATGCAGCAGTCGGTGAATGCCCTGAAATTCCACCACCAGTGGCTACCCGACAAAACGGTTTTTGAGACGGGTGCTTTTACGGAAAACACGATCAACAAACTTCAAAACCGGGGCTACATTTTGGAACAGCAGCGCAACACCATGGGACGTATGGACTGCATTCTTGTGCTTCCCAATGGTACCCTGGAAGGGGCATCGGATCCCCGTGGGGACGATACGAGCGTAGGCTATTGA
- a CDS encoding threonine aldolase family protein has translation MKSQERRDFLKKATAASLLSAMGTPGFGKVPNPIENSNDPVSFSGDGLYLSPNEYSQLLTRLTTDNAAEADNYSLGGCVEALETKFATLLGKEAAIFMPTGTLANQLALRALCHEKSSHRVIIQHESHIYNDTGDACQLLSNLNLIPLGANRATFTLDEVEEVVKRTAGGRVAARVGAISIESPVRRKMGEVFDFAEMKKIAAFAKANDIGMHLDGARLFLATPYTGVKVTDYSSLFDTVYVSLYKYFNAASGAILAGPKSLIAPMYHTRRMFGSGLPQSWPFALVAGHFAEGFPERFAKAVTQSETLIKRLATHPQFEIQRIPEGTNLFRLTIKGVPAKTLAETLKTNGVIARADSATTLLLSVNESILRRSADELEAIFVKSLNS, from the coding sequence ATGAAAAGCCAGGAGCGACGGGATTTTTTGAAAAAGGCTACGGCCGCCAGCCTACTTTCCGCCATGGGTACTCCTGGCTTCGGAAAGGTGCCAAATCCCATCGAAAACAGCAACGACCCTGTAAGTTTTTCGGGCGATGGACTTTATCTTTCCCCAAACGAGTACAGCCAACTCCTTACCCGGCTGACGACCGACAATGCCGCTGAGGCCGACAACTATTCGCTAGGTGGGTGCGTGGAAGCTTTGGAAACAAAATTTGCGACCCTGTTGGGCAAAGAGGCCGCCATTTTCATGCCTACAGGTACCCTGGCCAACCAACTGGCCCTGCGGGCTTTGTGCCATGAAAAAAGCAGCCATCGGGTTATCATCCAGCACGAAAGCCACATCTACAACGATACGGGTGACGCCTGTCAGTTATTGAGTAATCTGAATCTGATTCCGCTGGGGGCCAACCGCGCTACGTTTACGCTGGACGAAGTAGAGGAGGTGGTCAAGCGTACCGCCGGTGGCCGGGTGGCCGCCCGGGTAGGGGCCATTTCCATCGAATCACCCGTTCGGCGAAAAATGGGGGAGGTGTTTGATTTTGCAGAAATGAAAAAGATTGCCGCCTTTGCCAAAGCCAATGATATCGGCATGCATCTCGACGGCGCCCGACTGTTTCTGGCTACGCCCTATACCGGAGTCAAAGTGACCGACTACTCTTCCTTGTTTGATACCGTGTATGTATCGCTGTACAAGTATTTCAATGCGGCTTCGGGCGCAATTCTGGCTGGCCCCAAAAGCCTTATTGCGCCCATGTACCATACCCGCCGGATGTTCGGCTCGGGGCTACCCCAGTCCTGGCCCTTTGCGCTGGTGGCCGGTCATTTCGCCGAGGGTTTTCCGGAGCGGTTTGCCAAAGCCGTAACGCAATCGGAAACTCTGATCAAACGATTAGCCACGCACCCCCAGTTTGAGATACAACGAATTCCCGAGGGTACCAATCTGTTCAGGTTGACGATAAAGGGGGTACCTGCCAAAACACTGGCTGAAACATTGAAAACAAATGGAGTAATTGCCAGAGCGGACAGCGCCACGACTTTACTGCTAAGTGTGAACGAATCCATTCTGCGGCGCTCGGCCGACGAACTTGAAGCTATTTTTGTAAAAAGCCTGAATTCTTGA
- a CDS encoding TerC/Alx family metal homeostasis membrane protein: MSSEVIFFAGFTVFVILVMMLDLGAFSRQKSHIVSFKEAASWSAVWVALALGFYVFLRYYGHWVHDISDPSHLASVKSTYYPNLVLPTDFAAALNVFQSNMALEYITGYLVEYSLSVDNIFVFILIFNSFGVREVYYKKVLVWGILGSIVLRFVFIFVGSALIQQFSWVLYIFGAFLVYTGINILISKDKEEGIDVQKHPAVRLTSRYFNVFERYVVDNFFIRRKQDKKLYVTPLFVVMIVIAFTDVIFAVDSIPAIFSITKDPYIVFFSNVFAIMGLRSMFFFLVNIIDMFSYLKYGLGVLLTFIGLKMLFEHQLHEWGFNNMYSLLVIVGILAISIVASLIFPPKEKVVVEVKK, translated from the coding sequence ATGTCAAGCGAAGTCATATTTTTTGCGGGATTTACCGTTTTTGTCATACTCGTCATGATGCTGGATCTGGGGGCATTCAGCCGTCAGAAAAGCCATATTGTCAGTTTTAAGGAAGCAGCCTCGTGGAGCGCCGTATGGGTAGCCCTGGCGTTAGGCTTTTATGTTTTTCTACGCTACTATGGCCACTGGGTACATGATATCAGCGATCCTTCCCACCTCGCCAGCGTCAAAAGCACCTACTACCCGAATCTGGTACTGCCGACGGACTTCGCCGCCGCCCTGAACGTTTTTCAGAGCAATATGGCGCTGGAATACATCACGGGGTACCTGGTGGAGTACTCGCTGTCGGTGGATAACATCTTTGTATTCATCCTCATTTTCAACTCCTTCGGAGTCCGGGAGGTTTACTACAAGAAAGTACTGGTGTGGGGTATCCTGGGGTCCATTGTGCTGCGTTTTGTTTTTATCTTCGTGGGCTCGGCCCTGATCCAGCAGTTCAGCTGGGTACTGTACATTTTCGGGGCTTTTCTGGTATACACGGGAATCAACATCCTCATTTCCAAGGACAAGGAAGAAGGCATCGACGTACAGAAGCACCCTGCCGTACGCCTTACCTCCCGGTACTTCAATGTATTTGAACGCTACGTGGTGGACAATTTCTTCATTCGCCGCAAGCAGGACAAAAAGCTCTACGTCACCCCGCTTTTCGTCGTGATGATCGTCATCGCCTTCACGGATGTCATTTTTGCGGTCGATTCCATTCCGGCCATTTTCTCTATTACCAAGGATCCTTACATCGTCTTCTTTTCCAATGTGTTCGCCATCATGGGGCTACGGTCGATGTTCTTTTTCCTGGTCAATATCATCGATATGTTTAGCTACCTCAAGTACGGTCTGGGCGTGTTGCTGACCTTTATTGGCCTCAAAATGCTTTTCGAACACCAGTTACACGAGTGGGGCTTCAACAATATGTATTCCTTGCTGGTCATCGTAGGCATTCTGGCCATCAGTATCGTTGCCTCGTTAATTTTCCCACCGAAGGAAAAGGTAGTCGTCGAAGTTAAAAAGTAA